In Nitratidesulfovibrio sp., the following are encoded in one genomic region:
- the phnX gene encoding phosphonoacetaldehyde hydrolase — protein MDVFIRRNRYRGPVRAVVLDWAGTAVDHGCIGPTAVFVDVFARYGVGVSLAEARAFMGLMKKDHIRGMLGLPGVAAGWRAAHGREAGEGDVDALYAETEPMMVDVVARHAEPVPGLLDTVAALRADGIKVGSSTGYTGPMVEVLTREAARRGYRPDAVFCSTDVPGGRPWPWMCYRNAEALGVHPMEAMVKIGDTMSDIQEGLNAGMWTIGLTRTGNELGMTEAEVAALAPADLAGRLAVIEARFLAEGAHYVAPSIAECPAIIADINRRLAEGELPVPA, from the coding sequence ATGGACGTCTTTATCCGCAGGAATCGCTACAGGGGCCCCGTGCGTGCCGTCGTGCTGGATTGGGCCGGTACCGCCGTGGACCATGGGTGCATCGGCCCCACCGCCGTGTTCGTTGACGTGTTCGCCAGATACGGCGTGGGCGTGAGCCTTGCCGAAGCCCGCGCGTTCATGGGCCTGATGAAAAAGGACCATATCCGGGGCATGCTGGGCCTGCCCGGCGTGGCCGCCGGGTGGCGCGCCGCGCACGGTCGCGAAGCCGGGGAAGGCGATGTGGACGCCCTGTATGCCGAGACCGAGCCCATGATGGTGGATGTCGTGGCCCGCCACGCCGAACCGGTGCCCGGCCTGCTGGACACCGTGGCCGCCCTGCGCGCCGACGGCATCAAGGTGGGATCGTCCACCGGCTACACCGGCCCCATGGTGGAGGTGCTGACCAGGGAGGCCGCGCGGCGCGGCTACCGCCCGGATGCGGTGTTCTGCTCCACCGACGTGCCCGGCGGCCGTCCCTGGCCGTGGATGTGCTACCGCAACGCCGAGGCGCTCGGCGTGCATCCCATGGAAGCCATGGTCAAGATCGGCGACACCATGTCCGACATCCAGGAAGGGCTGAACGCGGGCATGTGGACCATCGGCCTGACCCGCACCGGTAACGAACTGGGCATGACCGAGGCCGAGGTGGCCGCGCTGGCCCCGGCGGACCTGGCCGGACGGCTGGCCGTCATCGAGGCGCGCTTTCTTGCCGAAGGGGCGCACTACGTGGCGCCTTCCATTGCCGAGTGCCCGGCCATCATCGCCGACATCAACCGCCGCCTGGCCGAGGGCGAGCTGCCGGTACCCGCATGA
- the phnF gene encoding phosphonate metabolism transcriptional regulator PhnF yields MAARAARAARASGTARLATAGVPAAQRDAGSHAPRNPQLVPPSTPPVVSPPVSPAFPLSDDGARQTLWSRVHDVLRREIEAKCWAPGCRLPTEKDLCVRFAVNRHTVRRALRGLEEAGLIRRRQGLGTFVRERVLEYQVARRTRFSANMDLNLARSRSHYLYGDELPAGELVALRLGVPAGSRVVYLETWGEAEGKPLYISSQYLPYPRFEGVARVFERTGSLTASYRTFGVNDFFRRESRITTRLPEPEEARVLGLEDRHPLLVVEYVNVDADGRAIEYGITRFCGDRLQLLVPGA; encoded by the coding sequence ATGGCAGCTAGGGCAGCTAGGGCAGCCAGGGCGAGCGGAACGGCGCGCCTGGCCACGGCGGGCGTACCCGCTGCCCAGCGGGACGCGGGCAGCCACGCGCCCCGGAATCCCCAGCTTGTCCCGCCGTCCACTCCCCCAGTCGTTTCCCCCCCGGTTTCCCCCGCCTTTCCCCTTTCCGACGACGGTGCCCGGCAAACCCTGTGGAGCCGGGTGCACGACGTGCTGCGCCGCGAGATAGAGGCCAAATGCTGGGCACCCGGCTGCCGCCTGCCCACGGAAAAGGATCTTTGCGTGCGCTTCGCCGTCAACCGGCACACCGTGCGCCGCGCCCTGCGCGGCCTGGAGGAGGCCGGGCTGATCCGGCGTCGCCAGGGGCTCGGTACCTTTGTGCGAGAACGCGTGCTGGAATATCAGGTGGCGCGGCGTACCCGCTTCAGCGCCAACATGGACCTGAATCTGGCCCGCTCGCGCAGCCACTACCTGTATGGCGACGAGTTGCCCGCGGGAGAACTGGTGGCCCTGCGGCTGGGCGTGCCTGCGGGCAGCCGCGTGGTCTACCTGGAAACGTGGGGCGAGGCGGAGGGGAAGCCCCTGTACATCTCGTCGCAATACCTGCCGTATCCGCGTTTCGAGGGGGTGGCACGGGTCTTTGAACGAACCGGCTCGCTCACCGCGTCGTACCGTACCTTCGGGGTGAACGATTTCTTCCGCCGCGAATCGCGCATCACCACCCGCCTGCCGGAACCGGAGGAGGCCCGCGTGCTGGGCCTGGAGGACCGCCACCCCCTGCTGGTGGTGGAGTACGTCAACGTGGACGCCGATGGCCGGGCCATCGAATACGGCATTACCCGCTTCTGCGGCGACAGGCTGCAACTGCTGGTGCCCGGCGCGTAG
- a CDS encoding alpha-D-ribose 1-methylphosphonate 5-triphosphate diphosphatase — MHLVLTNCRMVTPHAVVHGWLAVEERRCPDDAAHPPEGSDTLAPLVPRPRHDRRILDMGALPCPHAHAVDLGGDYLLPGFVDIHTDAIERQFLPRPGVLWPAPLPAAMGTDALLSAAGITTAFDSVCAEAFPREEARRRLFGDAVASVVHGTRTGMLAVRHLLHVRCETADPKVLDLLRSCIDLPEVRLVSLMDHTPGQRQYRDLSAYRRQYQGEGWDDGEFAGVLARLRENQQRHAAPHRAAIIAACRERGIPLASHDDTTADHVREAAAEGIAICEFPTTLEAAREAKRHGMATVMGAPNIVLGGSHSGNIAALDVLRAGCLDILASDYAPASMAEAVFLLHRAHGVPLPRCAELAATNAATLLGLADRGALAPGLLADFARIRLLDGAPVVLPCP, encoded by the coding sequence ATGCACCTCGTACTGACCAATTGCCGCATGGTGACGCCCCATGCCGTGGTGCACGGCTGGCTGGCCGTTGAAGAACGCCGCTGCCCGGACGACGCAGCGCACCCGCCGGAAGGGTCCGACACCCTGGCGCCGCTCGTGCCGCGCCCACGGCACGACAGGCGCATCCTGGACATGGGAGCCCTGCCCTGCCCGCACGCCCACGCCGTGGACCTTGGCGGCGACTACCTGCTGCCCGGCTTCGTGGACATTCACACCGACGCCATCGAGCGCCAGTTCCTGCCCCGGCCCGGAGTACTCTGGCCCGCCCCGCTGCCCGCCGCCATGGGCACGGACGCCCTGCTGTCGGCAGCAGGCATCACCACCGCCTTCGATTCCGTATGCGCGGAAGCCTTCCCCCGCGAAGAGGCCCGCCGCAGGCTGTTCGGCGACGCTGTCGCCTCGGTGGTGCACGGCACGCGCACCGGCATGCTGGCCGTGCGCCATCTGCTGCACGTGCGCTGCGAAACGGCGGACCCAAAGGTCCTCGACCTCTTGCGGTCCTGCATCGACCTGCCCGAGGTGCGGCTGGTCTCGCTCATGGACCATACACCGGGCCAGCGCCAGTACCGCGACCTGTCGGCCTATCGCCGCCAGTATCAGGGAGAGGGCTGGGACGACGGGGAATTCGCCGGGGTGCTCGCGCGGCTGCGTGAAAACCAGCAACGCCATGCCGCGCCGCACCGTGCGGCCATCATTGCCGCCTGCCGGGAACGGGGCATCCCCCTGGCCTCGCACGACGACACCACCGCCGATCACGTGCGCGAGGCTGCGGCGGAAGGCATCGCCATCTGCGAATTTCCCACCACGCTGGAGGCCGCGCGCGAAGCCAAACGGCACGGCATGGCCACGGTCATGGGTGCGCCCAACATCGTGCTGGGCGGTTCGCATTCGGGCAACATTGCCGCACTGGACGTGCTGCGCGCGGGCTGCCTGGACATCCTGGCCTCCGACTATGCACCGGCCAGCATGGCCGAGGCCGTGTTCCTGCTGCACCGCGCGCACGGCGTGCCACTGCCCCGTTGCGCCGAACTTGCCGCCACCAACGCCGCGACCCTGCTGGGGCTTGCCGACCGGGGCGCCCTTGCACCCGGACTGCTGGCCGACTTCGCGCGCATCCGGCTGCTGGATGGCGCCCCCGTGGTGCTGCCATGCCCGTAG
- a CDS encoding aspartate aminotransferase family protein: MSMPRPFSPGASLDDASRGEGDVNVSHRRTAWQARHLDPQTMRWLRCDEAAFLRQSLSTPCLNVLAGARGSHITDLAGREFLDFHGNSVHQAGFAHPRIVQAIKDQLDVLSFCPRRYTCRPAVLLAEKLASLAPEPLGKVLLAPGGTTAVGMALKLARLATGRHKTVSMWDSFHGAGLDTVSVGGEALFRSGIGPLLPGTEHVPPADPEHCVFDDTGDCARCGLKCARYLAYVLEKEGDVAAVVAEPVRATAVNPPPEGYWKAVREACDRHGVLLILDETAVGMARTGRFFAFERYGIVPDMVTLGKGLGGGIIPLAALIARRDLDVCSHVALGHYTHEKNPVGCAAGLATIAVIEEERLTERAETMGAYALGRLEAICARWPFLSRPRGVGLALAVSADCPDRAEAILYGCLSRGLSFKTSHGNILTLTPPLNIDKADLDRALDMLDAAAGEAA, translated from the coding sequence ATGAGCATGCCGCGCCCGTTCTCGCCCGGAGCCAGCCTTGACGATGCGTCGCGGGGCGAAGGCGACGTCAACGTTTCGCACCGGCGCACGGCGTGGCAGGCACGCCATCTGGACCCGCAGACCATGCGCTGGCTGCGTTGCGACGAGGCGGCCTTCCTGCGCCAGTCGCTATCCACACCGTGCCTCAATGTGCTGGCCGGCGCCCGTGGCAGCCACATCACGGACCTGGCCGGGCGCGAGTTTCTCGACTTCCACGGCAACTCCGTGCATCAGGCCGGGTTCGCCCATCCGCGCATCGTACAGGCCATCAAGGACCAACTGGACGTGCTGTCGTTCTGCCCGCGCCGCTATACCTGCCGTCCGGCGGTGTTGCTGGCAGAGAAACTGGCCTCGCTAGCCCCGGAGCCGCTGGGCAAGGTGCTGCTGGCACCGGGGGGCACCACGGCCGTGGGCATGGCCCTGAAGCTTGCCCGCCTGGCCACGGGCCGCCACAAGACCGTTTCCATGTGGGATTCGTTCCACGGGGCGGGGCTGGACACCGTGTCGGTGGGGGGCGAGGCGCTGTTCCGCTCCGGCATCGGACCGTTGCTGCCCGGCACGGAGCACGTGCCTCCGGCGGACCCGGAGCACTGCGTGTTCGACGATACCGGCGACTGCGCCCGCTGCGGCCTGAAATGCGCCCGCTACCTGGCCTACGTGCTGGAAAAGGAGGGCGACGTGGCCGCCGTGGTGGCCGAACCCGTACGTGCCACGGCGGTGAATCCGCCGCCCGAGGGCTACTGGAAGGCCGTGCGCGAAGCCTGCGACCGGCACGGCGTGCTGCTGATCCTGGACGAGACCGCCGTGGGCATGGCCCGGACCGGACGGTTCTTTGCCTTCGAGCGCTACGGCATCGTGCCGGACATGGTCACCCTGGGCAAGGGGCTGGGCGGTGGCATCATTCCGCTGGCCGCGCTGATCGCCCGGCGGGACCTGGACGTTTGTTCGCACGTGGCGCTGGGCCACTACACCCACGAGAAGAACCCCGTGGGCTGCGCGGCTGGGCTTGCCACCATCGCCGTCATCGAAGAGGAACGGCTGACCGAGCGGGCCGAGACCATGGGGGCCTACGCCCTGGGTCGGCTTGAAGCCATCTGCGCCCGCTGGCCGTTCCTTTCGCGCCCGCGCGGGGTGGGGCTGGCCCTGGCCGTTTCGGCGGACTGTCCCGACCGGGCGGAGGCCATCCTGTATGGTTGCCTTTCGCGCGGGCTGTCGTTCAAGACCTCGCACGGCAACATCCTGACCCTTACCCCGCCCCTGAACATAGACAAGGCCGACCTGGACCGGGCGCTGGACATGCTGGACGCCGCCGCAGGCGAGGCCGCATAG
- the phnW gene encoding 2-aminoethylphosphonate--pyruvate transaminase → MDCSGLPGNPYLLLTPGPLSTTPTVKATMLRDWCTWDDDYNAIVQDIRRRLVLLAGGGTGEGPELTATLMQGSGTFSVEAVIGSALPRGGRLLAVNNGAYGARIGTIARCLGIDCTMLDLPETVPADPARVDALLADDPSITHVAVVHCETTTGMLNPIREVGEAVRRHGRRYIVDAMSSFGGVPLRMADLGADYLISSANKCIQGVPGFGFVVGTRTAMLDCAGNARSLSLDLYGQWAEMEEQGGKWRFTSPTHVVRAFARALDELDAEGGVTARHARYRENQRILAEGMTGLGFRLLLDPAVQSPVITSFLYPEHPDFAFRRLYDALKARGFVIYPGKVSGAETFRIGNIGDVHPADMHRLVGELRESMYWK, encoded by the coding sequence ATGGACTGCTCCGGCCTTCCCGGCAACCCGTACCTTTTGCTGACCCCCGGCCCCCTGTCCACCACGCCCACGGTGAAGGCCACCATGCTGCGCGACTGGTGCACCTGGGATGACGACTACAACGCCATCGTGCAGGACATCCGCCGCAGGCTCGTGCTGCTGGCGGGCGGCGGCACGGGTGAAGGGCCGGAACTCACGGCCACCCTGATGCAGGGCAGCGGCACCTTCAGCGTCGAGGCGGTGATCGGTTCCGCCCTGCCGCGCGGCGGACGGCTGCTGGCCGTGAACAACGGGGCCTACGGGGCGCGTATCGGGACCATTGCCCGGTGCCTCGGCATCGACTGCACCATGCTGGACCTGCCGGAAACCGTCCCCGCCGATCCGGCGCGGGTGGATGCCCTGCTGGCGGATGATCCGTCCATCACCCATGTGGCCGTTGTGCACTGCGAAACCACCACCGGCATGCTCAACCCGATACGCGAGGTGGGCGAGGCTGTGCGGCGCCACGGGCGGCGGTACATCGTGGACGCCATGTCCAGCTTCGGCGGGGTGCCCTTGCGCATGGCCGACCTGGGGGCGGACTACCTGATCTCCAGCGCCAACAAGTGCATCCAGGGTGTGCCGGGATTCGGCTTCGTGGTGGGCACGCGCACGGCCATGCTGGACTGCGCGGGCAACGCCCGTTCGCTCAGCCTCGACCTGTACGGCCAGTGGGCGGAAATGGAGGAACAGGGCGGCAAGTGGCGGTTCACGTCGCCCACGCACGTGGTGCGGGCCTTTGCCCGCGCACTGGACGAACTGGATGCCGAGGGCGGCGTGACGGCACGCCACGCCCGCTACCGCGAGAACCAGCGTATTCTGGCGGAGGGCATGACCGGTCTCGGTTTCCGCCTGCTGCTGGACCCGGCCGTGCAGTCGCCGGTGATCACCAGCTTCCTGTACCCGGAACACCCGGACTTTGCCTTCCGCCGCCTTTACGATGCACTGAAGGCGCGCGGCTTCGTCATTTATCCCGGCAAGGTATCCGGCGCGGAAACCTTTCGCATCGGAAACATCGGCGACGTGCACCCGGCAGACATGCACCGCCTTGTCGGCGAGCTGCGCGAGAGCATGTACTGGAAATGA
- a CDS encoding ATP-binding cassette domain-containing protein: MNELPASGSGRTHHGEGTQVPPGVARSGAQAETAGLCVESIGKSYGRTRVLHDVSFSAARGEFLSVLGPSGCGKTTALRVIAGLERQDAGRVRIGSADVSGLPVSRRGVGIVFQSYALFPNLTAAANVGYGLQNGSGMRQREVNRRVEELLDLVGLRGSGGKYPAQLSGGQQQRVALARAMAPSPRILLLDEPLSALDAQVRVRLRGEIRALQQRLRVTTVMVTHDQEEALTMGDRILVMDRGCLVQQGTPDEIYHAPATPFVAGFIGSMNFLPGAVPVDADTWRLGGVALAVSGGGSPASSGAVSVLAIRPENVLLGVEQAGDEGAAPNNLRARVRSLEFRGAFFRVGLALFTSPVTTLDMEADVPAERVRSMGLAPEDTVSVRLPAECLRVYPEQDVHARN, from the coding sequence ATGAACGAACTGCCCGCGAGCGGGAGCGGAAGGACGCACCACGGCGAGGGAACGCAGGTTCCCCCCGGCGTGGCGCGCAGTGGGGCACAGGCCGAAACGGCCGGGTTGTGCGTCGAGTCCATCGGCAAGTCCTACGGGCGTACGCGGGTGCTGCACGATGTCAGTTTCAGCGCGGCGCGCGGCGAATTCCTGAGCGTGCTCGGCCCCAGCGGCTGCGGCAAGACCACCGCCCTGCGGGTCATTGCCGGGCTCGAGCGGCAGGACGCGGGCCGGGTGCGCATCGGCTCTGCCGACGTGTCCGGGCTGCCCGTGTCGCGCCGGGGCGTGGGCATCGTGTTCCAGTCGTACGCCCTGTTCCCCAATCTGACGGCTGCGGCCAACGTGGGCTACGGGCTCCAGAACGGCTCCGGCATGCGGCAGCGCGAGGTGAACCGCCGGGTGGAGGAACTGCTGGACCTGGTGGGGTTGCGCGGCTCTGGCGGCAAGTACCCGGCCCAGCTTTCCGGCGGGCAGCAGCAGCGCGTGGCCCTGGCGCGGGCCATGGCTCCCTCGCCGCGCATACTGCTGCTGGACGAGCCGCTTTCCGCCCTGGATGCCCAGGTGCGCGTGCGTCTGCGGGGTGAAATCCGCGCGTTGCAGCAGCGGCTGCGGGTAACCACGGTGATGGTCACCCACGACCAGGAAGAGGCCCTGACCATGGGGGACCGCATTCTGGTCATGGACCGGGGGTGCCTGGTGCAGCAGGGGACTCCCGACGAGATATACCATGCGCCCGCCACCCCGTTCGTGGCCGGGTTCATCGGATCCATGAATTTCCTGCCGGGCGCCGTGCCGGTGGATGCCGATACCTGGCGGCTCGGCGGGGTGGCTCTGGCAGTCAGCGGCGGCGGTAGCCCCGCGTCGTCCGGTGCCGTCTCGGTTCTGGCCATTCGTCCGGAAAACGTGTTGCTGGGCGTGGAGCAGGCGGGTGACGAGGGAGCCGCCCCCAACAACCTGCGGGCCCGCGTGCGCTCGCTGGAGTTTCGCGGGGCGTTCTTTCGCGTTGGGCTGGCCTTGTTCACCAGCCCGGTGACCACGCTGGACATGGAGGCCGACGTGCCTGCCGAACGGGTCCGCAGCATGGGCCTTGCGCCGGAGGATACGGTGTCGGTGCGCCTGCCTGCGGAATGCCTGCGCGTGTACCCGGAGCAGGATGTCCATGCGCGCAACTGA
- a CDS encoding formate dehydrogenase accessory protein FdhE yields the protein MHAATPDTPVVPTAAPTVPEGNTIPDATSAIGPTQDASTRLHQDAARLMREVPPLRPLLDAFVPLLEARATLRDAAPGWTGPLPSPVPEASIKGIPLLSGVGFQDVTEHLPAALELVLPVMEGAFPALAPELAILRRVLDTGGIDIAALAAIDGGHPLAPPSGISAEVLAFVAGEAVRPFIERQARDLVPVLRAMPWARPVCPTCGGAPNFSRLQRERDDNEFITGHGGVRFLHCATCATEWRYKRVSCPGCGNEEPEKLGLLASRERPFERAETCDACKRYILCQDATEFINLPDPDLSALAMLPLELHARQAGYLPLVPQPWSAG from the coding sequence ATGCATGCCGCCACGCCCGATACGCCCGTTGTGCCGACAGCCGCCCCGACCGTACCCGAAGGGAACACCATCCCCGACGCAACGTCCGCCATCGGCCCGACGCAGGACGCCTCCACCCGCCTGCATCAAGACGCCGCGCGTCTGATGCGCGAGGTGCCCCCCCTGCGCCCCCTGCTGGACGCCTTCGTCCCGCTGCTGGAAGCCCGCGCCACGCTGCGCGATGCCGCCCCCGGCTGGACAGGGCCGTTGCCGTCCCCAGTGCCCGAGGCGTCGATCAAGGGCATTCCCCTGCTGTCGGGTGTCGGCTTTCAGGATGTGACGGAGCATCTGCCCGCCGCCCTTGAGCTGGTGTTGCCGGTAATGGAAGGGGCGTTCCCCGCCCTTGCGCCGGAACTGGCGATCTTGCGCCGGGTGCTCGACACGGGCGGCATCGACATCGCGGCACTGGCGGCCATTGACGGCGGACACCCTTTGGCCCCGCCCTCCGGTATATCCGCCGAAGTGCTGGCCTTCGTGGCGGGCGAGGCCGTGCGTCCGTTCATCGAACGCCAGGCCCGCGACCTGGTGCCCGTCCTGCGCGCCATGCCCTGGGCGCGACCGGTGTGCCCGACATGCGGAGGAGCGCCCAACTTTTCGCGCCTGCAACGTGAACGGGACGACAACGAATTCATTACCGGGCACGGTGGCGTGCGTTTTCTACACTGCGCCACCTGCGCCACAGAATGGCGCTACAAGCGGGTGTCCTGCCCCGGTTGCGGCAACGAGGAGCCGGAGAAGCTGGGCCTGCTGGCCTCGCGCGAGCGCCCCTTCGAACGGGCCGAGACCTGTGATGCCTGCAAGCGGTACATCCTGTGCCAGGATGCCACGGAATTCATCAACCTGCCCGATCCGGACCTTTCGGCGCTGGCCATGTTGCCGCTGGAACTGCACGCCCGGCAGGCCGGATACCTGCCGCTGGTGCCCCAGCCGTGGAGCGCCGGATAG
- a CDS encoding putative 2-aminoethylphosphonate ABC transporter permease subunit, whose amino-acid sequence MRATDRAARAPATPRVYVAAGRTRALFRGMDTERMLRAALVCGVCLWLVCAVLLPVANLLGKSLLDQDGAFVGLANFRAYFGTPSLSRSLWNSVRVALVTTVVSVTLGFGYAYGLARTRMPGKAFFRGVAMLPLFAPTLLYGISLIYLFGRKGLVTTGFLGFFKAHFGVDVGFDIGVYGEVGIILAEIVYTFPQVFLILSTALRMTDARLFEASDALGASHLRTFFTVTLPGVKYGLVSAFFVCFILCFTDFGAPKVVGGNFPVLATDIYKQVIGQQNFVMGATVAVVLLLPTLVAFMADRLAQRRQVSMIQARSVPFDPPPNRRAERLALAGCGLVALLVLTFFAVSLLASLVSVWPYDLSVSLRHYRFEFTGGGGYTALWNSVRMSLWAALAGTAASFFSAYLVEKSRGLSGPRQGAYFLSMVPLALPGMVIGLAYIFFFNAPGWEAGGLRLPNPFGWLYGTMAILVLSNVVHFYTVSFLTATTALKQLDREFETVSESLGVPFWRTFRKVTLPVCLPAVLEIALYFFVNSMATVSAVIFLYSSDIPLASVAMANMDDAGDTAPAAAMSMLVVLVNVGARLAFELARRLTRGSRAWVRR is encoded by the coding sequence ATGCGCGCAACTGATCGCGCCGCCAGGGCACCCGCCACACCGCGTGTGTACGTGGCGGCGGGACGCACGAGGGCATTGTTCCGGGGTATGGATACGGAACGGATGCTGCGTGCCGCGCTGGTCTGCGGGGTCTGCCTGTGGCTGGTCTGCGCCGTGCTGCTGCCGGTGGCCAACCTGCTGGGCAAAAGCCTGCTGGATCAGGACGGGGCCTTCGTGGGGCTGGCCAACTTCCGGGCGTACTTCGGCACGCCGTCCCTGTCGCGTTCGCTGTGGAATTCCGTGCGCGTGGCGCTGGTGACCACCGTGGTCTCCGTGACGCTGGGTTTCGGCTATGCCTACGGCCTTGCGCGTACCCGCATGCCGGGCAAGGCCTTCTTCCGGGGGGTGGCCATGCTGCCCCTGTTCGCCCCAACGCTGCTGTACGGCATTTCGCTGATCTACCTGTTCGGGCGCAAAGGGTTGGTCACCACGGGGTTCCTGGGCTTCTTCAAGGCGCACTTCGGCGTGGACGTCGGCTTCGATATCGGCGTTTACGGAGAAGTGGGCATCATCCTGGCCGAAATCGTCTACACCTTTCCGCAGGTCTTCCTCATCCTGTCCACGGCCCTGCGCATGACCGACGCCCGCCTGTTCGAGGCGTCCGATGCGCTGGGGGCGTCGCACCTGCGCACCTTCTTCACCGTGACCCTGCCGGGGGTGAAGTACGGCCTCGTCAGCGCGTTCTTCGTGTGCTTCATCCTGTGCTTCACCGATTTCGGCGCGCCCAAGGTGGTGGGCGGCAACTTCCCCGTGCTGGCCACCGACATCTACAAGCAGGTCATCGGCCAGCAGAACTTCGTCATGGGGGCCACGGTGGCGGTGGTATTGCTGCTGCCCACCCTGGTGGCCTTCATGGCCGACAGGCTGGCCCAGCGGCGCCAGGTATCCATGATCCAGGCCCGCTCGGTGCCGTTCGACCCGCCGCCGAACCGGCGGGCCGAAAGGCTGGCCCTGGCCGGGTGCGGCCTGGTGGCGCTGCTGGTGCTGACGTTCTTCGCGGTGTCGCTGCTGGCGTCGCTGGTGTCGGTATGGCCGTACGACCTTTCCGTGTCGCTGCGCCATTACCGCTTCGAGTTCACCGGGGGGGGCGGCTACACGGCGCTGTGGAATTCGGTGCGCATGAGCCTGTGGGCGGCCCTTGCGGGTACGGCGGCATCATTCTTCAGTGCCTACCTTGTGGAAAAGAGCCGGGGATTGTCCGGCCCGCGGCAGGGGGCCTACTTCCTGTCCATGGTGCCGCTGGCGCTTCCGGGCATGGTCATCGGCCTCGCCTACATCTTCTTCTTCAACGCGCCGGGGTGGGAGGCGGGCGGGCTGCGCCTGCCCAATCCGTTCGGCTGGCTGTACGGCACCATGGCCATCCTGGTGCTGTCCAACGTGGTGCATTTCTACACGGTAAGCTTTCTTACGGCCACCACGGCCCTCAAGCAGCTGGACCGGGAGTTCGAGACGGTTTCCGAATCGCTGGGGGTGCCCTTCTGGCGCACCTTCCGCAAGGTCACGCTGCCGGTGTGCCTGCCTGCCGTGCTGGAGATCGCGCTGTATTTCTTCGTCAATTCCATGGCCACGGTATCCGCCGTGATCTTTCTCTACTCGTCGGACATTCCGCTGGCCTCGGTGGCCATGGCCAACATGGACGATGCGGGCGACACGGCCCCGGCGGCGGCCATGAGCATGCTGGTGGTGCTGGTCAACGTCGGGGCGCGGCTGGCGTTCGAACTGGCCCGGCGGCTGACCCGGGGCAGCCGGGCCTGGGTTCGGCGCTGA
- a CDS encoding putative 2-aminoethylphosphonate ABC transporter substrate-binding protein, with amino-acid sequence MKRIVSPVPSVPSRRFARLVLGALAALCAAILPGLPRAASAAEEIVVYTALEDDQIPRYIASFNERHPDIKVKFVRDSTGIVTAKLLAEKDKPVADVVWGLAATSLLLLEQQGLLEPYAPKGLERIGAPYRDADAVPNWVGIDAWMTGFCVNTVEAQAKKLPMPTSFADLVKPAYKGMLVMPNPASSGTGFLTVSAILQIMGEEKGWQYLDKLHENMAVYTHSGSKPCKMAGSGEFPVGISFGYRGIIQKQKGEPVETVFPAEGSGWDVEANGLVKKAAIKPAARVFLDWAISETVMKEYGKSFAITAAPTGEPVPAGFPANPKAQLAKNDLGWAAKNRDRILAEWTRRYDGKSEPKK; translated from the coding sequence ATGAAGCGCATTGTTTCCCCCGTCCCGTCTGTCCCGTCCCGCAGATTCGCCCGCCTAGTGCTGGGCGCGCTGGCCGCCCTGTGCGCGGCCATCCTGCCCGGCCTGCCGCGTGCCGCCAGCGCGGCCGAGGAAATCGTGGTCTACACCGCGCTGGAGGACGACCAGATTCCCCGCTACATCGCCTCGTTCAACGAACGTCATCCCGACATCAAGGTGAAGTTCGTGCGCGATTCCACGGGCATCGTCACCGCCAAGCTGCTGGCCGAAAAGGACAAGCCCGTGGCCGACGTGGTCTGGGGCCTGGCCGCCACCAGCCTTCTGCTGCTCGAACAGCAGGGCCTGCTGGAACCGTACGCCCCCAAGGGCCTGGAGCGCATCGGAGCGCCCTACCGCGATGCCGACGCCGTGCCTAACTGGGTGGGCATCGACGCCTGGATGACCGGCTTCTGCGTGAACACCGTGGAGGCGCAGGCCAAGAAGCTGCCCATGCCCACGTCGTTCGCCGACCTCGTGAAGCCTGCCTACAAGGGCATGCTGGTCATGCCCAACCCCGCCTCTTCGGGCACCGGCTTTCTCACCGTGTCGGCCATCCTGCAGATCATGGGCGAGGAAAAGGGCTGGCAGTACCTGGACAAGCTGCACGAGAACATGGCCGTGTACACCCACTCCGGCTCCAAGCCCTGCAAGATGGCGGGCTCGGGCGAATTCCCGGTGGGCATCTCGTTCGGCTACCGGGGCATCATCCAGAAGCAGAAGGGCGAACCGGTGGAAACCGTGTTCCCCGCCGAAGGTTCCGGCTGGGACGTGGAAGCCAACGGCCTGGTCAAGAAGGCCGCCATCAAGCCCGCCGCCCGCGTGTTCCTTGACTGGGCCATTTCCGAGACGGTGATGAAGGAATACGGCAAGTCCTTCGCCATCACCGCCGCGCCCACCGGCGAACCCGTTCCCGCCGGCTTCCCGGCCAACCCCAAGGCCCAGTTGGCCAAGAACGACCTGGGCTGGGCCGCCAAGAATCGCGACCGCATTCTTGCCGAGTGGACCCGGCGCTACGACGGCAAGTCCGAACCCAAGAAATAG